The Streptomyces sp. NBC_01255 genome window below encodes:
- a CDS encoding cytochrome P450 family protein has translation MRRPHEGTTVSPPVLDLATLGQDFAADPYPTYARLRAEGPAHRVRTPDGDEVWLVVGYDRARAVLTDPRFSKDWRNSTTPLTEAEAQVNHNMLESDPPRHTRLRKLVAREFTMRRVELLRPRVEEIVDGLLDAMLAAPDGRADLMESLAWPLPVTVISELLGVPEPERAAFRGWTDAFVFPDDPSAAQTAMAEMSRYLSRLIESKRARPGEDLLGALVRTSDEDGSRLTPEELLGMAHILLVAGHETTVNLIANGMHALLSHPDQLAALRADMTLLDGAVEEMLRYEGPVESATYRFPVEPVDLDGTVIPAGDTVLVVLADAHRTPERFPDPHRFDIRRDTRGHLAFGHGIHFCPGAPLARMEARIAVRALLERCPDLALDVSPGELVWYPNPMIRGLKALPIRWRRSREAGTRTG, from the coding sequence GTGCGCCGCCCCCACGAGGGAACGACCGTTTCGCCCCCGGTACTCGACCTGGCCACCCTGGGGCAGGACTTCGCGGCCGACCCCTACCCGACGTACGCGAGACTGCGCGCCGAGGGCCCGGCCCACCGGGTGCGCACCCCGGACGGGGACGAGGTGTGGCTGGTCGTCGGCTACGACCGGGCGCGCGCGGTCCTCACCGACCCGCGGTTCAGCAAGGACTGGAGGAACTCCACGACTCCGCTGACCGAGGCCGAGGCCCAGGTCAACCACAACATGCTGGAGTCCGACCCGCCGCGGCACACCCGGCTGCGCAAGCTGGTGGCCCGTGAGTTCACCATGCGCCGCGTCGAGTTGCTGCGCCCCCGCGTCGAGGAGATCGTCGACGGCCTCCTCGACGCCATGCTGGCGGCGCCCGACGGGCGCGCCGACCTGATGGAGTCCCTGGCCTGGCCGCTGCCGGTGACCGTGATCTCCGAACTCCTCGGCGTGCCCGAGCCGGAGCGCGCCGCCTTCCGCGGCTGGACCGACGCCTTCGTCTTCCCGGACGACCCTTCCGCGGCCCAGACCGCCATGGCCGAGATGAGCCGCTACCTCTCCCGGCTCATCGAATCCAAGCGCGCGCGGCCCGGCGAGGACCTGCTCGGCGCGCTCGTGCGGACCAGCGACGAGGACGGCTCCCGGCTGACCCCCGAGGAGCTGCTCGGCATGGCCCACATCCTGCTGGTCGCCGGCCACGAGACCACGGTCAACCTGATCGCCAACGGCATGCACGCGCTCCTCTCGCACCCGGACCAGCTGGCCGCCCTGCGCGCCGACATGACGCTCTTGGACGGCGCGGTGGAGGAGATGTTGCGCTACGAGGGCCCGGTGGAGTCCGCGACCTACCGCTTCCCGGTCGAGCCCGTCGACCTGGACGGCACGGTCATCCCGGCCGGCGACACGGTCCTCGTCGTCCTGGCCGACGCCCACCGCACTCCGGAGCGCTTCCCCGACCCGCACCGCTTCGACATCCGCCGGGACACCCGCGGTCATCTCGCCTTCGGCCACGGCATCCACTTCTGCCCAGGTGCCCCACTGGCCCGGATGGAGGCCCGGATCGCGGTCCGCGCCCTTCTCGAACGGTGCCCGGACCTGGCCCTGGACGTCTCCCCCGGCGAACTGGTCTGGTACCCGAACCCGATGATCCGCGGCCTCAAGGCCCTGCCGATCCGCTGGCGGCGAAGCCGGGAAGCCGGCACGCGCACCGGCTGA
- a CDS encoding ATP-binding protein yields MNLVERDGEIAHLRAVLDASAAGDGTLLLVSGPAGSGKTELLRSLRRLASERGTPVWTVRALPGDRGVPLGVLCQLLRSAEQHGAATSAVRDLLDAASRRAGNRTSPADAPLRVDETHQLHDWLRSISRRTPFLVAVDDLTHADTASLRFLLHCAAHHEQGGIGFVLTERASQRAGYRVFRAELLRQPHCRSMWLSGLPPGGVRRFLAHHYGPEAAERRAPAYHATTGGNPLLLRALTQDRQAARTTLGTAGDDDPVYGDAFAQAVLDCLHRSADGTLETARWLAVLEQSDPLLVERLTGATAAAVERHLQELAAIGLLDEDGTLRHPAIREAALQDLPAADRTELHQRAAEQLHRDGADEDTVARHLLVGGAPDAPWALPLLERGAQQALFDDRLDDAFRILEFAVRSSTDNAQLARLAPHLVAASWRMNPHMTTRALALFDRLLGGELPPSHPVMALIRCLVWYGRLPEAADALSRLRPATDGDALELSLTRMWLAALCPPLLESLPPAPEPERGPVPVRLAPRTTALQAQAGVFQRGPENASVAQAEQILQGCRLSEETYEALETALLVLVHADRLDRALFWSDALLAEAAERRSLGWEAVFAATGAMIAIRCGDLPTARERAELALSHAAPESWGLAVGVPLSALLLACTEAGEYEQAERVLRQPVPDAMFDSRHGMEYMHARGRYWLATGRLHAALGEFMLCGEILGSWNLDQPSIVPWRTSAAEVYLRLGNRQKARALAEAQLALVRPGRSRTRGLTLRVLAAAAEGQQAERLHAEAVDMLHDSGDRLEHARALAGMSRHQQAQGDNYRARMTARLAGDMAWACGAYPLAEEIVPGRGGRRAKAVNPDLELPGGPDVGLLSEAERRVAALAARGLTNRQIARRLCVTASTVEQHLTRVYRKLNVTRRADLPVSLAQDKSVTA; encoded by the coding sequence ATGAATCTGGTGGAACGCGACGGGGAGATAGCCCATCTGCGGGCCGTTCTTGACGCATCCGCCGCCGGTGACGGGACGCTCTTACTCGTCTCCGGACCGGCCGGCAGCGGGAAGACGGAACTGCTGCGGTCGCTCCGGCGTCTGGCGTCCGAACGGGGCACGCCCGTGTGGACGGTCCGTGCGCTGCCGGGCGACCGCGGCGTCCCGCTGGGCGTGCTCTGCCAGTTACTCCGGAGCGCCGAGCAGCACGGTGCCGCCACGTCCGCCGTCCGCGACCTGCTGGACGCCGCCTCGCGGCGGGCCGGGAACCGCACGTCCCCGGCCGACGCCCCGCTCCGCGTCGACGAGACGCACCAACTGCACGACTGGCTGCGCTCCATCTCCCGCCGTACCCCGTTCCTCGTCGCCGTCGACGACCTGACCCACGCCGACACCGCGTCCCTGAGGTTCCTCCTCCACTGCGCCGCCCACCACGAGCAGGGCGGCATCGGCTTCGTCCTGACCGAGCGCGCGTCCCAGCGCGCCGGGTACAGGGTGTTCCGCGCGGAGCTGCTCCGCCAGCCGCACTGCCGCAGCATGTGGCTCTCCGGCCTTCCCCCCGGCGGGGTACGCCGGTTCCTCGCCCACCACTACGGCCCCGAGGCGGCCGAACGGCGAGCTCCCGCCTACCACGCGACGACCGGCGGGAACCCGCTGCTCCTCCGGGCGCTGACCCAGGACCGGCAGGCGGCCCGCACCACCCTCGGCACCGCGGGCGACGACGATCCCGTGTACGGCGACGCCTTCGCCCAGGCCGTCCTCGACTGCCTGCACCGCAGCGCCGACGGCACGCTGGAGACCGCCCGCTGGCTCGCCGTCCTCGAACAGTCCGACCCGCTCCTCGTGGAGCGGCTCACCGGCGCGACGGCCGCCGCCGTCGAGCGTCACCTCCAGGAGCTCGCCGCCATCGGCCTCCTCGACGAGGACGGCACCCTGAGGCATCCCGCGATACGCGAGGCCGCCCTCCAGGACCTGCCTGCCGCGGACCGCACCGAGCTGCACCAGCGCGCCGCGGAGCAGTTGCACCGCGACGGCGCCGACGAGGACACCGTGGCCCGCCATCTGCTCGTCGGCGGCGCCCCCGACGCCCCCTGGGCGCTGCCCCTGCTCGAACGGGGCGCGCAGCAGGCCCTGTTCGACGACCGTCTCGACGACGCGTTCCGGATCCTCGAGTTCGCCGTGCGTTCCAGCACCGACAACGCCCAGCTGGCCCGCCTCGCCCCGCATCTGGTCGCGGCCTCCTGGCGGATGAACCCGCACATGACGACCCGGGCCCTCGCGCTCTTCGACCGGCTCCTCGGCGGCGAACTGCCCCCCAGCCACCCGGTCATGGCGCTGATCCGCTGTCTCGTCTGGTACGGGCGGCTGCCCGAGGCCGCCGACGCGCTGTCCCGGCTGCGGCCCGCCACGGACGGCGACGCCCTGGAACTGTCCCTCACCCGGATGTGGCTGGCGGCGCTGTGCCCGCCGCTCCTGGAGTCCCTGCCGCCGGCGCCCGAGCCGGAGCGGGGGCCCGTGCCGGTGCGGCTCGCGCCCCGGACGACCGCGCTCCAGGCCCAGGCGGGCGTCTTCCAGCGAGGCCCGGAGAACGCGTCCGTCGCGCAGGCCGAGCAGATACTCCAGGGCTGCCGTCTTTCGGAGGAGACGTACGAGGCCCTGGAGACCGCTCTCCTGGTCCTCGTCCACGCCGACCGGCTCGACCGGGCGCTGTTCTGGTCGGACGCGCTGCTCGCCGAGGCCGCGGAGCGGCGGTCGCTGGGCTGGGAGGCGGTCTTCGCCGCGACCGGGGCGATGATCGCGATCCGCTGCGGGGACCTCCCGACGGCGCGGGAGCGGGCCGAGCTGGCGCTCTCCCACGCGGCGCCGGAGAGCTGGGGTCTCGCCGTGGGCGTGCCTCTCTCCGCGCTGCTCCTCGCGTGTACGGAGGCCGGCGAGTACGAGCAGGCGGAGCGGGTCCTGCGGCAGCCGGTGCCGGACGCGATGTTCGACTCGCGGCACGGCATGGAGTACATGCACGCCCGGGGCCGCTACTGGCTGGCGACGGGACGGCTGCACGCGGCGCTCGGCGAGTTCATGCTCTGCGGGGAGATCCTGGGCAGCTGGAACCTGGACCAGCCCTCGATCGTGCCCTGGCGGACCTCGGCCGCCGAGGTGTACCTGCGGCTCGGCAACCGCCAGAAGGCCAGAGCGCTGGCCGAGGCCCAGCTCGCCCTGGTGCGGCCCGGGCGTTCCCGCACCCGGGGGCTCACCCTGCGGGTCCTCGCGGCGGCGGCGGAAGGTCAGCAGGCGGAGCGGCTGCACGCGGAGGCGGTCGACATGCTGCACGACAGCGGGGACCGGCTCGAACACGCCCGTGCGCTGGCCGGGATGAGCCGCCACCAGCAGGCCCAGGGGGACAACTACCGGGCCCGGATGACCGCGCGGCTCGCCGGTGACATGGCCTGGGCCTGTGGCGCGTATCCGCTGGCCGAGGAGATCGTTCCGGGCCGCGGCGGCCGCCGGGCGAAGGCCGTGAACCCCGACCTCGAACTGCCGGGCGGCCCGGACGTCGGGCTGCTGTCGGAGGCCGAGCGGCGGGTCGCGGCCCTCGCGGCCAGGGGGTTGACGAACCGCCAGATAGCGCGCCGGCTCTGTGTCACCGCGAGCACGGTCGAGCAGCATCTGACGCGGGTCTACCGCAAGCTGAACGTGACCCGCCGGGCGGACCTCCCGGTGAGCCTCGCACAGGACAAGTCCGTCACCGCGTGA
- a CDS encoding carbohydrate kinase family protein translates to MRIAVTGSIATDHLMTFPGRFAEQILPDQLAHVSLSFLVDTLDIRHGGVAANIAYGLGLLGRRPVLVGAVGKDFDGYGQLLRAAGVDTDAVRVSDRQHTARFMCTTDEDGNQLASFYAGAMAEARDIDLGETARRPGGLDLVLVGADDPEAMVRHTRVCRELGLRRAADPSQQLARLEGDSVRELVDGAELLFTNAYERALLLSKTGWTEAEVLARVGTWITTLGAKGCRIDTADGPGIESAAVPATNAADPTGGGDAFRAGFLAALASGLEIVDAARAGAAMATFALESVGPQTYEVTREGLHERLVATYGPEAAVIAPALFSKAL, encoded by the coding sequence ATGCGCATAGCCGTCACCGGGTCGATCGCCACCGACCATCTCATGACCTTCCCGGGCCGCTTCGCCGAGCAGATCCTGCCGGACCAGCTCGCCCACGTGTCCCTGTCCTTCCTCGTCGACACCCTCGACATCCGGCACGGCGGCGTCGCGGCCAACATCGCGTACGGCCTCGGCCTGCTCGGCCGCCGCCCCGTCCTCGTCGGCGCCGTCGGCAAGGACTTCGACGGGTACGGTCAGCTGCTCCGCGCCGCGGGCGTCGACACCGACGCCGTACGGGTGTCGGACCGGCAGCACACCGCCCGCTTCATGTGCACCACCGACGAGGACGGCAACCAGCTCGCCTCGTTCTACGCGGGCGCGATGGCCGAGGCACGCGACATCGACCTGGGCGAGACGGCCCGGCGGCCCGGCGGGCTCGACCTCGTCCTCGTCGGCGCGGACGACCCCGAGGCGATGGTGCGCCACACCCGGGTCTGCCGCGAGCTGGGCCTGCGCCGCGCCGCGGACCCCTCGCAGCAGCTCGCCCGGCTGGAGGGCGACAGCGTCCGGGAGCTCGTCGACGGAGCCGAGCTGCTGTTCACGAACGCGTACGAGCGGGCGCTGCTGCTCAGCAAGACCGGCTGGACCGAGGCGGAGGTGCTCGCCCGGGTCGGGACCTGGATCACCACGCTCGGCGCCAAGGGGTGCCGCATCGACACGGCCGACGGGCCGGGCATCGAGAGCGCGGCCGTGCCCGCGACGAACGCCGCGGACCCCACCGGCGGCGGCGACGCCTTCCGCGCGGGCTTCCTGGCGGCCCTGGCCTCCGGCCTGGAGATCGTCGACGCCGCCCGGGCGGGTGCCGCCATGGCCACCTTCGCCCTGGAGTCGGTCGGACCGCAGACGTACGAGGTCACGCGGGAAGGACTCCACGAGCGGCTCGTCGCCACGTACGGCCCGGAGGCCGCGGTGATCGCGCCCGCCCTCTTCAGCAAGGCCCTGTGA
- the metK gene encoding methionine adenosyltransferase encodes MSRRLFTSESVTEGHPDKIADQISDTILDALLREDPTSRVAVETLITTGLVHVAGEVTTKAWADIPALVRSKILEIGYDSSKKGFDGASCGVSVSIGSQSPDIAQGVDTAYEKRVEGASQRDEGDELDKQGAGDQGLMFGYASDETPELMPLPIYLAHRLSRRLTEVRKNGTIPYLRPDGKTQVTIEYDGDRAVRLDTVVVSSQHASDIDLEGLLAPDVRKFVVEHVLAQLVEDGIKLDTDGYRLLVNPTGRFEIGGPMGDAGLTGRKIIIDTYGGMARHGGGAFSGKDPSKVDRSAAYAMRWVAKNVVAAGLASRCEVQVAYAIGKAEPVGLFVETFGTNTVDTEKIENAIGEVFDLRPAAIIRDLDLLRPIYSQTAAYGHFGRELPDFTWERTDRVDALKKAAGI; translated from the coding sequence GTGTCCCGTCGTCTGTTCACCTCGGAGTCCGTCACCGAGGGTCACCCGGACAAGATCGCTGACCAGATCAGCGACACCATCCTCGACGCACTGCTGCGAGAGGACCCCACCTCGCGCGTCGCCGTCGAGACGCTGATCACCACCGGCCTGGTGCACGTCGCCGGCGAGGTGACCACCAAGGCGTGGGCGGACATTCCCGCCCTGGTCCGGAGCAAGATCCTGGAGATCGGTTACGACTCCTCGAAGAAGGGCTTCGACGGAGCCTCGTGCGGCGTGTCGGTGTCCATCGGGTCGCAGTCCCCGGACATCGCGCAGGGTGTGGACACCGCGTACGAGAAGCGGGTCGAGGGTGCCTCCCAGAGGGACGAGGGCGACGAGCTCGACAAGCAGGGCGCGGGCGACCAGGGCCTGATGTTCGGCTACGCCTCGGACGAGACGCCCGAGCTGATGCCGCTGCCCATCTACCTCGCGCACCGCCTCTCGCGCCGCCTCACCGAGGTCCGCAAGAACGGGACCATCCCGTACCTGCGTCCCGACGGCAAGACCCAGGTCACCATCGAGTACGACGGCGACCGGGCGGTCCGCCTCGACACGGTCGTGGTGTCCTCGCAGCACGCCTCCGACATCGACCTGGAGGGGCTGCTCGCCCCCGACGTACGGAAGTTCGTCGTGGAGCACGTGCTCGCGCAGCTCGTCGAGGACGGCATCAAGCTGGACACCGACGGCTACCGGCTGCTCGTGAACCCGACCGGGCGGTTCGAGATCGGCGGCCCGATGGGCGACGCCGGCCTCACCGGCCGGAAGATCATCATCGACACGTACGGCGGCATGGCCCGGCACGGCGGCGGCGCCTTCTCCGGCAAGGACCCGTCGAAGGTCGACCGGTCGGCCGCGTACGCGATGCGCTGGGTCGCGAAGAACGTCGTCGCCGCGGGCCTCGCCTCGCGCTGCGAGGTCCAGGTCGCCTACGCGATCGGCAAGGCCGAGCCCGTCGGCCTCTTCGTCGAGACCTTCGGCACGAACACGGTCGACACCGAGAAGATCGAGAACGCCATCGGCGAGGTCTTCGACCTCCGCCCGGCCGCGATCATCCGCGACCTCGACCTGCTCCGCCCGATCTACTCGCAGACCGCGGCCTACGGCCACTTCGGCCGCGAGCTGCCGGACTTCACCTGGGAGCGCACGGACCGCGTGGACGCCCTGAAGAAGGCCGCGGGGATCTGA
- a CDS encoding beta-N-acetylglucosaminidase domain-containing protein, with protein MPDTRTTGEPGRTLPRIATAAALALALGLPMAHPAGAEPADPGPAPAPSSGSAVTPTPQQFAHRADAVTVTPTVTLVTDPRTDPAALQVVEKALRDAGARTLQRAAAPVRGQLTVHIGGVRENPATAGALSALGVPGPAGLPADGYVLAAGRAADGTERIALSGVDARGTYYAAQSLRQLLPRTALSGARLRGVTVRDWPAAPARGVVEGFYDTPWTHATRLDQLDYYAEHKLDTYIYSPKDDPYLRAKWREPYPAAEVTRIRELSDRARARHVDFTYAVSPGLSVCYSAPEEAQALIAKLESVRDIGVRSFSVPLDDISYTTWNCAADKERFGTGGGAAGEAQALFLNRVNDGLRAAHPDAAPLQTVPTEYDDLEATPYKKALETKLAPGVLVQWTGTAGIAPAITRAQAAEAKRLLGHDVLLWDNFPVNDYVPGRLMLGPLEGREKGLPQDLAGYTANPMPQADASKIGLFTVAEYLWNDRAYDPATAWTAALAERAGGDRRVRQALRTFADGSFFSRMTGRQSPELAAAIARFRSAAPADRTAATAVLDGKLAVFEGAPAVLRADLPDRRFVEQTGPWLNSAEAWGAAARTALALTGAVRDGDTGEAARLRALLPGQVAHAQSFTYTHLYGLKIPVIVADGVLDAFVLDAIAEHDVFLGVTPRPKGITNLEADQENLIPHAADGNDATHFRGLWDPKPGAWVGLDLRAEREIGRVTLALGAPDRPQGHPRRGVVEHSLDGTTWQPLGELSGGPDTVLTAPAGTRARYVRLRTTEAQTGLETWLTVREIRVG; from the coding sequence ATGCCCGACACCCGCACCACCGGCGAACCCGGCCGCACCCTGCCCCGGATCGCCACCGCCGCCGCGCTGGCCCTGGCCCTCGGGCTGCCCATGGCCCACCCGGCGGGCGCGGAACCGGCGGATCCGGGCCCGGCCCCGGCGCCCTCTTCGGGCAGCGCCGTCACGCCCACGCCGCAGCAGTTCGCCCACCGGGCCGACGCCGTCACCGTCACCCCGACCGTGACCCTGGTGACCGATCCGCGGACCGACCCGGCCGCCCTCCAGGTGGTCGAGAAGGCCCTGCGCGACGCGGGCGCCCGCACCCTCCAGCGCGCAGCCGCCCCCGTCCGCGGCCAACTGACCGTCCACATAGGCGGGGTGCGGGAGAACCCGGCCACGGCCGGGGCCCTTTCCGCCCTCGGCGTCCCCGGCCCGGCCGGCCTGCCCGCCGACGGCTACGTCCTCGCCGCGGGCCGCGCCGCCGACGGCACGGAGCGGATCGCGCTCTCCGGCGTGGACGCCCGGGGCACGTACTACGCCGCCCAGTCCCTGCGCCAACTCCTCCCGCGCACCGCCCTGTCCGGGGCCCGCCTGCGGGGCGTGACCGTGCGGGACTGGCCGGCCGCCCCGGCGCGCGGCGTCGTCGAGGGCTTCTACGACACCCCGTGGACCCATGCCACCCGCCTCGACCAGCTCGACTACTACGCCGAGCACAAGCTCGACACCTACATCTACTCGCCGAAGGACGACCCCTACCTCCGGGCCAAGTGGCGCGAGCCCTACCCGGCCGCCGAGGTGACCCGGATCCGGGAGCTGTCCGACCGGGCCCGCGCCCGGCACGTCGACTTCACCTACGCCGTCTCCCCCGGGCTCTCCGTCTGCTACAGCGCGCCCGAGGAGGCCCAGGCGCTGATCGCCAAGCTGGAGAGCGTCCGGGACATCGGCGTCCGCTCGTTCTCCGTACCGCTGGACGACATCAGCTACACCACCTGGAACTGCGCGGCCGACAAGGAGCGCTTCGGCACGGGCGGCGGCGCCGCGGGCGAGGCCCAGGCCCTGTTCCTGAACCGCGTGAACGACGGCCTCCGCGCCGCCCACCCGGACGCCGCCCCGCTCCAGACGGTGCCGACGGAGTACGACGACCTCGAAGCGACGCCGTACAAGAAGGCGCTCGAGACGAAGCTGGCGCCCGGCGTGCTCGTCCAGTGGACCGGCACCGCGGGCATCGCCCCGGCCATCACCCGCGCCCAGGCGGCCGAGGCCAAGCGGCTCCTCGGCCATGACGTCCTGCTCTGGGACAACTTCCCGGTCAACGACTACGTCCCCGGCCGGCTGATGCTCGGCCCGCTGGAGGGCCGCGAGAAGGGCCTCCCGCAGGACCTCGCCGGCTACACCGCGAACCCGATGCCGCAGGCCGACGCCTCCAAGATCGGCCTGTTCACGGTCGCCGAGTACCTCTGGAACGACCGCGCTTACGACCCGGCCACCGCCTGGACCGCCGCGCTGGCGGAGCGGGCGGGTGGCGACCGGCGCGTGCGGCAGGCGCTGCGGACCTTCGCCGACGGCAGCTTCTTCTCCCGGATGACCGGCCGCCAGTCCCCCGAACTCGCCGCCGCCATCGCCCGCTTCCGCAGCGCGGCGCCCGCCGACCGCACCGCCGCCACGGCCGTACTGGACGGGAAGCTCGCCGTCTTCGAGGGCGCCCCGGCCGTCCTCCGCGCCGACCTGCCCGACCGCCGCTTCGTCGAGCAGACCGGCCCCTGGCTGAACTCCGCCGAGGCCTGGGGCGCGGCGGCCCGCACCGCGCTCGCGCTGACCGGCGCCGTCCGCGACGGCGACACCGGTGAGGCCGCGCGGCTCCGCGCGCTCCTCCCCGGCCAGGTCGCGCACGCCCAGTCCTTCACGTACACCCACCTGTACGGGCTGAAGATCCCGGTGATCGTCGCGGACGGCGTCCTCGACGCCTTCGTCCTCGACGCGATCGCCGAACACGACGTCTTCCTCGGCGTCACCCCCCGCCCGAAGGGCATCACCAACCTCGAAGCGGACCAGGAGAACCTGATCCCGCACGCCGCCGACGGTAACGACGCGACGCACTTCCGCGGCCTCTGGGACCCGAAGCCCGGCGCCTGGGTCGGCCTCGACCTGCGGGCCGAGCGGGAGATCGGCAGGGTCACGCTGGCGCTCGGCGCGCCCGACCGGCCGCAGGGCCACCCCCGCCGCGGCGTGGTGGAACACTCCCTCGACGGCACGACGTGGCAGCCGCTCGGCGAGCTGTCGGGCGGCCCCGACACCGTGCTCACGGCCCCGGCCGGGACGCGGGCGCGGTACGTCAGGCTGCGGACCACCGAGGCACAGACCGGCCTGGAGACGTGGCTGACGGTGCGGGAGATCCGCGTCGGCTGA
- a CDS encoding NAD(P)-dependent alcohol dehydrogenase — protein sequence MTTNGTTVTAYAAPAANAPLERTTVPRRPVGEHDVLIEIKYAGICHSDIHQARDGWGEGIFPMVPGHEIAGIVAEVGSGVTKHRVGDRVGVGCFVDSCRECDYCKQGLEQYCTQGGTGTYNALDKNGEPTYGGYSTHIVVDENYTLRIPEGLGLDEAAPLLCAGITLYSPLAHWQAGPGKKVAIVGLGGLGHMGVKIAHALGAEVTVLSQSLKKQEDGLKLGADHYYATSDPETFTKLAGTFDLIISTVSAPLDFGAYLSLVKTDGALVNVGAPEEPVALNLFSLIGGRKTLAGSMIGGIAETQEMLDFCAAHGLGAEIEVIGAERINEAYERILASDVRYRFVIDTSTI from the coding sequence ATGACCACGAACGGCACCACCGTCACCGCCTACGCCGCACCCGCCGCCAACGCCCCGCTGGAGCGCACCACCGTGCCGCGCCGGCCCGTCGGCGAGCACGACGTCCTCATCGAGATCAAGTACGCCGGCATCTGCCACTCCGACATCCACCAGGCGCGCGACGGCTGGGGCGAGGGCATCTTCCCGATGGTCCCCGGCCACGAGATCGCCGGCATCGTCGCCGAGGTCGGCTCCGGGGTCACGAAGCACCGGGTCGGCGACCGGGTCGGCGTCGGCTGCTTCGTCGACTCCTGCCGCGAGTGCGACTACTGCAAGCAGGGCCTGGAGCAGTACTGCACGCAGGGCGGGACCGGCACGTACAACGCCCTCGACAAGAACGGCGAGCCGACCTACGGCGGCTACTCCACCCACATCGTCGTCGACGAGAACTACACCCTGCGCATCCCCGAGGGCCTCGGCCTCGACGAGGCCGCGCCGCTGCTCTGCGCGGGCATCACCCTCTACTCGCCGCTCGCCCACTGGCAGGCCGGCCCCGGCAAGAAGGTCGCGATCGTCGGCCTCGGCGGCCTCGGCCACATGGGCGTCAAGATCGCCCACGCGCTCGGCGCCGAGGTGACCGTCCTCAGCCAGTCGCTGAAGAAGCAGGAGGACGGCCTCAAGCTGGGCGCCGACCACTATTACGCGACGAGCGACCCGGAGACCTTCACGAAGCTCGCCGGCACCTTCGACCTGATCATCTCCACCGTCTCCGCGCCGCTGGACTTCGGCGCCTACCTGAGCCTGGTGAAGACGGACGGCGCCCTGGTCAACGTCGGCGCGCCCGAGGAGCCCGTCGCGCTCAACCTCTTCTCCCTCATCGGCGGCCGCAAGACCCTCGCCGGTTCGATGATCGGCGGCATCGCCGAGACGCAGGAGATGCTCGACTTCTGCGCCGCGCACGGTCTCGGCGCCGAGATCGAGGTGATCGGCGCGGAGCGGATCAACGAGGCGTACGAGCGGATCCTCGCGAGCGACGTCCGCTACCGCTTCGTCATCGACACGTCGACGATCTGA
- a CDS encoding helix-turn-helix domain-containing protein produces the protein MDLSAELSEFLRSRRARLKPEDVGLPEFGRHRRVPGLRREELAQLAGVSVAYYTRLEQGNGRNVSMEVLDSIARALRLSDTERAHLTHLAKPTVKKRQRAAIARPQRVRPGLVQLLDSMDGVPAFLLGRRLDILAWNRMARALMGDFAAWEPDERNLARMIFRDPNARDLYIDWECKAIEVVSTLRLYAGCYPDDPLLLALVGELSVKSEEFRSLWAAHTVADKGHGTKRLRHPLVGEMTLSYESMKVAGDDPDLVLVTYHAEPGTASADALRLLAQWGVDEPAPIRE, from the coding sequence ATGGATCTCAGTGCCGAACTCAGCGAATTCCTGCGCTCGCGCCGGGCCCGGCTGAAGCCGGAGGACGTGGGGCTGCCGGAGTTCGGGCGCCACCGCCGCGTACCGGGGCTGCGCCGGGAGGAGCTCGCGCAGCTGGCCGGCGTGTCCGTGGCGTACTACACGCGTCTCGAACAGGGCAACGGCCGCAATGTGTCGATGGAGGTCCTGGACTCGATCGCGCGGGCGCTGCGGCTGAGCGACACGGAGCGGGCGCATCTGACGCATCTGGCGAAGCCGACGGTGAAGAAGCGGCAGCGGGCGGCGATCGCGCGTCCGCAGCGGGTCCGCCCGGGGCTCGTCCAACTTCTCGACTCGATGGACGGGGTGCCCGCGTTCCTCCTGGGCCGCCGCCTCGACATCCTGGCCTGGAACCGGATGGCGCGGGCGCTGATGGGCGACTTCGCGGCCTGGGAGCCGGACGAGCGGAACCTGGCCCGGATGATCTTCCGCGATCCGAACGCGCGCGACCTGTACATCGACTGGGAGTGCAAGGCGATCGAGGTCGTGAGCACGCTGCGGCTGTACGCGGGCTGCTACCCGGACGATCCGCTGCTGCTCGCGCTGGTGGGCGAGCTGTCGGTGAAGAGCGAGGAGTTCCGCTCGCTGTGGGCGGCGCACACGGTGGCCGACAAGGGGCACGGCACGAAGCGGCTGCGGCATCCGCTGGTGGGCGAGATGACCCTGTCGTACGAGTCTATGAAGGTGGCGGGCGACGATCCGGACCTGGTGCTCGTGACGTACCACGCGGAGCCGGGGACGGCCTCGGCGGACGCGCTGCGGCTGCTCGCGCAGTGGGGCGTGGACGAGCCGGCCCCCATACGGGAGTGA